A genome region from Setaria italica strain Yugu1 chromosome III, Setaria_italica_v2.0, whole genome shotgun sequence includes the following:
- the LOC101764164 gene encoding RING-H2 finger protein ATL70, with product MMVEPEAAFAVLSVLGVVTVAVLLRACSRRAAPAPPRRREEAGRRRRRTVDAFFVGGVAGVEAGLDDAALKALPKVIYGDADEEAADQAGKKANTAACCAVCLGEYAGGDVLRVLPPCAHAFHQRCVDRWLRLHPTCPVCRSPPVRNPAATPPAAPTQR from the coding sequence ATGATGGTGGAGCCGGAGGCCGCCTTCGCCGTCCTCAGCGTCCTGGGCGTGGTCACCGTCGCCGTTCTGCTCCGCGCGtgctcccgccgcgccgcgccggcgcctccgcgccggagggaggaggcagggcgccgccgccgccgcacggtcGACGCCTTCTTCGtgggcggcgtggcgggcgtcgaggcggggctcgacGACGCCGCGCTGAAGGCGCTGCCCAAGGTCATCtacggcgacgccgacgaggaaGCTGCTGATCAGGCGGGGAAGAAGGCGAACACCGCGGCGTGCTGCGCGGTGTGCCTGGGCGAgtacgccggcggcgacgtgcTACGCGTGCTGCCTCCATGCGCGCACGCCTTCCACCAGCGCTGCGTCGACCGCTGGCTGCGGCTGCACCCGACGTGCCCCGtttgccgctcgccgccggtgcGCAACccggccgcgacgccgccggccgcgcccacaCAGAGGTAG
- the LOC101764573 gene encoding methyl-CpG-binding domain-containing protein 11 yields the protein MATDGEQQQQAPPAEEVVSVEMPAPEGWTKKFTPQRGGRSEIVFVSPTGEEIKNKRQLSQYLKAHPGGPAASEFDWGTGDTPRRSARISEKVKVFDSPEGEKIPKRSRNSTGRKGRQEKKEAPETEEAKDAEAGKDAAEEAPGEDAVKDTDVAMKPAEEVKEAPTETEGAENAVDKADAPAPAPAAEENKETEKPAESVVAPPAPLEEKKDAVEENKEDAKPAEAEAAAPAPASNPTEISAPAPAEPAAAAAPAPETKSDAAAAAAAPASGTKPDAAPVENSADKGASQESQPNAVNNGQLPPSAVKCT from the exons ATGGCGACGgacggcgagcagcagcagcaggcgccgccAGCGGAGGAGGTCGTGTCCGTCGAGATGCCCGCGCCCGAGGGCTGGACCAAGAAG TTTACTCCCCAGAGAGGGGGAAGATCTGAGATTGTTTTTGTTTCACCAACTGGAGAAGAAATTAAGAACAAGAGGCAACTAAGCCAGTACCTAAAGGCACACCCCGGAGGCCCTGCTGCTTCTGAGTTTGATTGGGGAACTG GTGACACCCCAAGACGTTCTGCTCGCATTAGTGAGAAAGTCAAGGTTTTTGATAGCCCAGAAGGTGAGAAGATCCCGAAACGCAGCAGGAACTCGACTGGCAGAAAGGGCAGGCAGGAGAAAAAGGAGGCCCCTGAAACTGAAGAAGCCAAAGATGCTGAAGCTGGCAAGGATGCCGCAGAGGAGGCCCCTGGTGAAGATGCAGTGAAGGACACTGATGTGGCGATGAAGCCTGCTGAAGAGGTGAAGGAGGCTCCTACTGAAACTGAAGGTGCAGAGAATGCTGTGGACAAGGCTGATGCTCCTgctccagcaccagcagcagaaGAAAACAAGGAAACTGAGAAACCTGCTGAATCTGTTGTCGCTCCTCCCGCTCCATTGGAGGAGAAGAAAGACGCTGTTGAAGAGAACAAGGAAGATGCCAAGCCTGCTGAGGCTGAagctgctgctccagctccagcaagCAACCCTACTGAGATCTCGGCCCCTGCTCCCGCCGagcctgctgcagctgctgctccagCGCCTGAAACCAAATCagatgctgccgccgccgccgccgctccagcaTCTGGAACCAAACCAGACGCCGCTCCAGTAGAGAACTCCGCTGACAAAGGCGCTAGCCAGGAGAGCCAGCCGAACGCCGTCAACAACGGCCAGCTGCCACCCTCCGCGGTGAAGTGCACCTGA